The following is a genomic window from Armatimonadota bacterium.
AACCGGGCCGTGCAGCTGGTGGAGCAGATGATCACGGCCAACCCCAACCTCACCGCCATCGTCATGGTGGGCGGGTGGCCGCTCTTCGCCCCTGAGGCGTACAAGAACGCCGTGAAGAAGAAGGAAGCGGACATCAAGGCGGGACGCTTCACCGTCGTCTCCTTCGACACCCTGGAGCCGGAGCTGCGGCTGGTGAAGGAGGGGTTCGTCTCCGGGCTCGTGGGGCAGCGTCCCTACCAGATGGGCGTGCGGTCCATCGAGCTGCTCAACGACATCGTGGTCAAGAAGATGAAGCCGGCCCAGACCTTCTACAACACCGGCGTGGACATCGTCACCCGGGAGAACGTCGACCGGTTCCTCCAGAAGTGAGGGATGGCGGCGGGGCCCGCCCGTGCCGCGTGCACGCCCGGTGCGGGACGGGCCCCCGCCGGTCGAGGCCGACGACCCGATCGTGACCGCTGCGTTCGCCCCTGCGCCCGCGACGGCGGCGACCGCCCCCGCGCCGCTGGTGGAGATGCGCCGCATCAGCAAGCGCTTCGGCGCGGTGCAGGCGCTGCGCGACGTGGACCTGACGCTCTTCCCCGGGGAGGTCCTGGGGCTGGTGGGCGACAACGCCGCCGGCAAGTCCACCCTGATGAAGATCCTCACCGGCGTCTACCAGGCGGACAGCGGCGAGATCCTCTTCGACGGGCGGCCGGTGCGCTTCGACGGTCCCGCCGCGGCGCGGGCGCGGGGCATCGAGATGGTCTACCAGGACTTCGCGCTCTGCGACAACATGGACGTCGCCCAGAACATCTGGCTGGGCCGCTGGCCGCGGCGCGGACCCTTCGTGGACCGCGCCACCATGGACCGGCGGGCCGAGGCGGTGCTGCGCCGCCTGCGGGTGGAGGTCTCCTCGGTGCGCGCCGAGGTGGCCACCCTCTCCGGCGGACGACGCCAGAGCGTGGCCATCGCCCGCGCCCTCTCCTTCGAGCCGCGGGTGCTCATCCTCGACGAGCCCACGGCCAACCTCTCCCCGGCGGCCACGCGCGAGGTGCTGGAGGTGGTGCGCGGCCTGCGCGACCAGGGGGTGGGGATCATCTTCATCAGCCACCGCCTGCAGGAGATCTTCCAGATCGGCGACCGCATCACGGTGCTCAAGCAGGGTCGCCACGTCGGCACCCGCCCGGTGGCGGCAACCACCGAGGATGAGGTCCTGGAGATGATCGTCGCGGGAGTCCGCGCGTGACCCCCGCCGGGCCCTGCCTGCTGGGCCTCGACGTCGGGACGACCGGGGCCAAGGCGGTGCTGGTGGACGCCTCGGGAGCGGTGCGGGCCACGGCGACGCGGGAGTACCCGCTCCTCGTCCCCCGCCCGGGGTGGACGGAGCAGGACCCCGACGCCTGGTGGGAGGCCTCGGCCGAGGCGATCCGCGAGGCGCTCGCCCGGTCCGCGGTGCCGCCGGCGCAGGTCGCGGCGGTGGGGCTCACCGGCCAGATGCACGGCCTCGTGGCCCTCGACGCCAGCGGCCGCGTCCTGCGCCCGGCGATCCTCTGGAACGACCAGCGCACCCACGAGGAGTGCGCCTGGATCACCGAGCGTGTCGGTGCCGAGCGCGTCATCGCCCTCACCGGCAACCCCGCGCTCACGGGCTTCACCGCCCCCAAGCTCCTCTGGCTGCGCCGCCACGAGCCCGACGTCTACGGCCGCATCGCCCACGTCCTGCTGCCGAAGGACTACCTGCGCTTCCGGCTGTCGGGCGTGCTGGCCACCGACGTGGCCGACGCGTCCGGCACCACCTGGCTGGACGTGCAGCGGCGCACCTGGTCGGAAGAGATGCTCGCCGCCCTGGACGTCCCGCGGGCGTGGCTGCCGACCGTACACGAGTCACCCGAGGTGACCGGTCGCCTCACCCGGGCGGCCGCCGAGGCCACCGGGCTCGCCGAGGGGACGCCGGTGGTGGCCGGAGCGGGCGATCAGGCCGCCCAGGCCGTCGGCACCGGCATCGTACGCGAGGGCCTGGTCGCCGTGACCATCGGGACGTCCGGCGTCGTCTTCGCCCACCTCGACGCGCCGCGCATCGATCCGCAGGGGCGCGTGCACGCCTTCTGCCACGCCGTCCCCGGCCGCTGGCACGTCATGGGGGTGATGCTCTCGGCGGGCGGCTCGCTGCGCTGGCTGCGCGACGCGCTGGGCGTGTGGTCGACCCGGGACGCCCCGGACCCCTACGAGCAGATGACGGCGGAGGCGGCCGCGGTGCCGCCCGGTGCCGAGGGGCTCCTCTTCCTCCCCTACCTGACCGGCGAGCGCACGCCGCACGCCGACCCCTTCGCCCGCGGGGCATTCGTGGGCCTGACGCTGCGCCACACCCGCGCCCACCTGGTGCGGGCGGTGCTGGAGGGGGTGGCCTTCGGGCTGCGCGACGCCCTGGAGATCATCCGCGGGATGGGCGTGGCCGTCGCCGAAGTGCGCGCCTCCGGCGGCGGGGCACGCAGCCCGCTGTGGCGGCAGATCCTGGCGGACGTCCTGGGCGTCGAGGTGGTCACCGTGACCACCACGGAAGGCGCGGCCTACGGGGCGGCGTTGCTGGCCGGTGTGGGGGCGGGCCTCTTCTCCTCGGTGGAGGCCGCGTGCGAGACGGCCGTCGCCCCCACCGGCCGGACGGTCCCGGACGGCGGCCGGGTCGGACGGTACGACGCGCTCTACCGCACCTACGGGGCGCTCTACCCGGCGCTGCGGGCGAGCGCGCGGGCGCTGCACGCGGTCTCCTGACCTCAGAGGGAGGAGAGGGCGCGCGCCAGCAATTCCCCGACCAGGTAGCCCACGACGGCCACGCCCAGCCCCACTGCAAACATGTCCAGCCCGCTGCGCAGCGCTCCCCGGCCGGTGAAGACGCTGCGCGCCGCACCCACGGCGAAGTGCGCGAGCATGCTCACCGCGAAGGAGGTCCACACCGCCGCGCGGCCGCCCGCGACGACGAACGGGAGCACCGGGATGAGCGCGCCCACCGCGGTGGCCACGCCTGTGATCCACCCCTCCCGCAGCGGCGAGGCACGCTGCTCGGCGATGCCCAGCTCCAGCACCGTCTTCTCCTCAAGGGCCTGCTCAGGCCGGCCCATCACCCGCCGGGCGGCTTCGGCGGCCGTCTCGCGCGGCAGCCCGCGGGCCTGGTAGAGAAGTGAAAGCTCCTCCTCCTCGACGTCGGGCATCAGGCGCAGCTCCTCCCGCTCGAGGGCGATCTCGTACTCGTAGACCTCACGTTCGCTCTGCGCCGCCAGGTAGCTGCTGCTCCCCATGGAGAGGGCGTCGGCGATGAGCCCCGCCACCCCCGAGACGAGGACCAGGGCATGGGGGACGTCCGCGCCCAGCACCCCCATGACCAGCCCGAAGTTCGCGGTCAGCCCGTCATTGAACCCGTAGACGACGTTGCGCAGCACCCCGCCCGAGGCGGTGCGGTGCCAGGGCTCGCCCCGGGCGCCGAGCAGGGCGCCCAGGCGCTCGGCGTGGGCGGCTGACTCGCGGGCCAGTTCCCGCGCCGCCGCCACCGCCTGCGGGTGCCCGTACCGGCGCGCCCCGGTGAGGTAGGCCTTGGTCTCCCGGGCCTCCTCGCCCAGCAGCAGCGCCAGCAGCGCCTCGCGGCCGGCCAGCCGGGCCAGGAGGAGGAGCAAGCGGGCCCGCAGGCTGGGGCGGTAAGGGCCGACCGCCTCGCCGGCGTCGCGGAGCACGTCCGCCCAGCGGCCGACGTGCCGCGCCTCCACACCGGCCAGTTCCCGGTAGAGCCGCGCGCGCTCGGCGTCGGGCTCCATGGCGGCCAGGCGCTCGTAGAGGTAGGCTGCATCCCCTTCGTCCTGCCAGTGGCGGCGCCAGAGGGGCACCTGGCGGTCGGCGACGGAACGGCCGGTCACGCCGGCATCGTAGCACCGGCGCCCTGCCGGAGGCGCGGGCGCCGGCCGACGGCCAGCAGGCCCGGCCCCGCCCCCTCCCGAACGCTCTCCACACCGAGAACTCACCGTGAGAGGGGGGACACGTTCATGCCCACCTACGTGCAGCTCGTCACCTGGACGGAGCGCGGGGCGGCCGCGGCCCGGGAGACGATCCAGCGGGCCCAGCGGGTGCGGACGGAGGGCCAGCGGATGGGGATCCGTTTCCGCGAACTGGTCTGGACGATGGGGCGGTTCGACGCGGTGGCGGTTTTCGAGGCGCCCGACGACGAGACGGCGAGCCGCTTCGCCCTGTGGGTCGGCTCCCAGGGCGCGGCGCGCACCGAAACCGTCCGCGCCTACACCGAGCCGGAGATGACGAAGATCGTGGAGGGGCTCTGAGGGCCGGCCGGAGCGGCGATGGCGCGGGACTGCTATACTGAAACCGTTGACTCCAGCGCATCGCGGAGGGGTGTCCGGAACCCGGTAACGGAGCGGTCTCGAAAACCGCCGGGCCCCGCGGCCCTTGTGGGTTCAAATCCCACCCCCTCCGCCAGGGTCCCGGGTGGCGCGCGAGGCTGATGCCGGTCGAGACGGGAAGGGCGCCCTTCAGGTGAGGATGAGTACCGTTCGCAACTGGGTCCGGACCCAGTTGCGGTCGGTACGCCCGCCCGGACACCCCTGGGTCCCGCTGCCCCGGCCGCTCGTCCCCGTGGTGGTGGTCCGTCGGCTGAACCGTTTCGCGGTGGCGGTCCGGCCCGAGGGCGGGAAGACCGTCCTGCGACTCCACCTGCCCAACTCAGGGCGCATGACCGAACTGCTTCGCCCCGGGACCCGCGGTCTGGCGCTCCTGCAGCGCGGCCGCCCGCGCCGGCGCACGGCCGGCACTCTGCTCCTGGTGCGCTACCGGCGGCGCTGGGTCGGCGTGGACGCGCGCCTGCCCAACCGTCTCTTCGAGGCCGCCATGCGCGCAGGTACCCTGCCTGCGTTCCGGCACTACGTCCGCTGGAGGCCGGAAGCTCCGCTCGGCCGCGGGCGGGTGGACTTCCTCCTCATGGGGCGCGACGGCGTCTGTCTGGTGGAGACCAAGTCCTGCAACCGCGTGGACGGCGCCGTGGCCCTCTTCCCCGATGCCCCCACGGCCCGGGGGGCCCGCCACCTGGAGGACCTGGCCCGGGTGGCGCAACGCGGCGGGAGGGCCGCCGTGGTCTGGATCGTCCAGCGGAGCGACGCGCGAGCCCTGCGTCCCTTCGCCGCGGCGGACCCCGACTTCGCCCGGGCCGCGCAACGGGCCGCTGCCCGGGGCGTCCGGTTCTACGCGTACGCCTGCCGGGTCACGCCCCGGCGAGTGACCCTGCTGCGGCGGATCCCCGTGCGGTTGGGAGCGGCGCGCTGGACCGACGGGGCGGCCTCGGCCGGTGGCTGAAGCCTCGGCAGCCCGACTGGCCCTGATCACCTTCGGGGGAGCGCTGGCCACGGCGCTGGCCACCGGGCTCGGCGGCGTCCCCTTCCTGTTCGTCACCCGTCTGCCGCAGGCGCTGCTGGGCCTGGCCTGGGGGTTCAGCGGCGGGATGATGCTCTCCGCCTCCGTCTTCAACCTGGTCTTCGCCGGCGTCCAGATGGCCGGCTACAACGTGGTGGCCCTGGGCATCGCCCTCGGGGCCTTCGCCTTCTGGCTGGCCGACCGCCGGATGGGGCACCACGGCCTGAACTTCTTCCACCTGCGGGGCGCTCCGGCCCGCCGCGTGGTCCTCCTCATCGGGAGCATGACCGTGCACAGCATCTCCGAAGGGATCGCCGTCGGGGTCGGGTTCGGATCGGGTGTGCTGACGCTGGCCGTCCTGCTGACCATCGCCATCGCCATCCACAACATCCCCGAGGGCCTGGCGGTGTCGCTGCCGTTGCGGGCCGAGGGGTTCTCGGGATGGGCCTGCGTCGGGTGGTCGATCTTCACCAGCCTCCCCCAGCCGCTGCTGGCGGTTCCCGCCGCCCTGGCCGTGGCCATCTTCCGGCCGCTCGTCCCTCTGGGGTTCGGCCTCGCCGCCGGCGCCATGGGGTTCCTGGTCGCCAACGAGATGATCCCCGAGGCCGCCGAGCACAGCGGCCGGGGGAATGCGGCGGCGGCGGTCATCGGCGGCTTCCTGGTGATGATGCTGCTGCAGAACGTCCTGCAGTAGTCGCGGTGCCCGCGTCGTTGACGCGGATCCGGCGGAGTGGCAATGTACTTTACCGGGTAGTGTATAAAGCCATGGAAGGAGGGGTCATGGCGGCGCCCCTGCGGCTTGGCGAAGAGGTCACTGCGCCTGTGGCGGCGCGCCTGCGCCGCATCGAAGGCCAGATCCGCGGCTTGCAGCGGATGCTCCAGGAAGGGCGGGACTGCACGGAGATCGCCCAGCAGGTGGCAGCCACCCGGGCCGCTCTGGACCGGGTGGCCATCGACCTGATCGCGGCCGGACTGGAGCAGTGCCTCCGCATGGAGGTGGAGGGCAAGCCCCAGGCTCAGAGCGCCCTGCGCAAGCTGCAGCGCACCTTCCTCATGCTTCGGTAGCACCGTCACGTGGGGCGGTGTCCGGCCCTCCGCGGGGCGCCCGCTCGGCCGCCCGGGCTCCCGTCCGCGGGCATTCGGGTCAGCGCACGATGAGGACCGGGCAGGGAGCCTCCGCCGCCACCCGCTGGCTCACGGACCCTAGGAGGGCGGCCCGCAGCGGGCCGAGTCCCCGCGAGCCCATGACGATGAGGTCGCACCCGCGGGCATGGGCGACTCGGAGGATGGCGTCGACCGGGGGCCCCTCCAGGACCTCCACCTCGTGGGCCACCCCGGCCTCCTCCAGGATTCCCGCCGCCTCGCGGGCCACCGCCTCGGCCGCCGCCGTGCGCTTCGCCATGAGGTCCTCGAGGTAGGGAGACCCCAGGTCGTGCGGCACAGGCTCGAAGGCCGTCAGCACGACGACGCGGGCATCGTACCGTCGGGCCACATCGGCGGCCAACCGGGTCGCCCGCCGGGCGTGGACCGATCCGTCGGTGGCGAGCAGGACCGTGGAGATCATGCCATCTCGACGCCATCCACCCGGACGGCCACGTCCACCGGAATCCCCTGGCGGACGCTCGCCGTCACGATGCAGAACTCTTCGAATAGATGGCGGCAGCGCTCCACCGCTGCCCGCTGCGCGGGGGATACCCCGCTGATGTCCAGCCCCGCCAGGATGCGGCCAATCCGCCACCGCCCCCGCGCGTTCCGGCGGATGTCGACATCGACCGTAACGGCCAGCCGGGCTCCCTCGACCCGGGCCCGCTCCAGGCAGTGCTGGAGGCTACTGGCCAGGCAGTGACCTACGGCCGTCGCCACAGGGCGAGCCGGGTTGGGGCCGGCCCCGGTACCGAGGGGTGGGGCTTCGTCCACGGTGAGCCGCCAGGCCGGGTGGTCCATGGCCACGCTGAACCGGTACCGGTCTTCCTGAGCCAGGCGCACCTGCGCCTGCAGGCGGTCCTCAGTCTCCACGCGCACCTGAGCCATCGCCGTCCTCCCAGCGGGTGTCCGGGGGACGGCGGGCACCGCCGGCCGCCCCCCCGCCCTGCGGATTACGACTTCCGCGGTGACGCCGAGCAGGTCTGGAGGCCCAGGAGGGCGTACAGCGGGCACCGCCCCGCGACCCCGGTGACCAGCCCGACGAGCGCCAGCGCGTAGAAGAGGGCGCTCCAGGGCCCGGCTACCCGCAGCCCGACCCCCAGCGCCACCAGTCCGAGGAGCACACGGATGATGCGATCTGTCCTCCCGACGCACCCACGCATGGGCCTCGCCTCCTACCGCTCCACTGTGACGGCCACCCGCCTGGGGGCCGCCGTCGTGCTCTTGGGCAGCACTACCTGCAGGACGCCGTTGGCCAGCGTGGCCTTCACCTGCTCGACGTCCACGTCCACGGGCAGCTCGATGGTCCGGACGAACCGCCCGGCGGGCCGCTCGCACCACAGGTAGGCGTCCTCCTTGACCTCCTCGACCGGGCGGGCCGCCCGGACGGTGAGCAGCCGGCCCTGCTCCACCGTCACCTCCACATCCCCGGGCGCCACGCCGGGCAGGTCTACCTTGGCCACGAGCTGGTCCCCTGCGTCGTAGAGGTCCACGGCGGGCAGGAGCCCGGTCTCGTCGCCGCGCCCCGGTGTCCGGTCGAACCACCGGTCCATCCCCCAGAGCCGGTCCAGCTCCCGGCGCAGCTGGTCGATCTCCCGCCAGGGATCCCACCATCGACCTGCCTTTCGGCTCTTCACCAGCGCCATGACCCCTCACCTCCCCACGGAGTCCCTTTCGCTTTCGGCGCCATTATACCATACCCCCTAGGGTATAATTCAATGAGCCCCACCTCACCGTAGCCGCAAGCCGACAGCGCTGTTCATCGGACCCGGACCTGATTTCGCCGGACTGCCTGCCCGAGCGCCCTGATCCGGCGGGAGACCGACGGGAGCCGGCCGGGTGGCCGATGGGGCGGGTGCGCCGCCCCCTCTCACTGGCCGGCAAGCTCCTGGGCCTGCGGAATACTCTGTCGGCCCGATAGCCAGGCCCGGTCACCTGTGCCACGGTATCCGGTGAGAGGGTCCGACGGTGAACAGGCAGGCTCCGGTGGTGCCGACGCCGCCGCGGAAGGGAACCCCGGCGGATTTCGCGGGGGTTTGCGGCCTCTACTGGGAAGGAAGCGCCTGGTACGAGACCCTGGAGGTGACCTGCGGCACGCAGGGCCAGGTCGACCTGGGGAAGGTGTGCCCGGTGTACGCCTGCGCCCGCGAGCGGCAGGTGGCCCACTGCGGCACCTGCCCCGACTTCCCCTGCCTCCTCCTGGTCCAGCTAGCCGCGCAGACCGGGGGAGGCGACCTGCGCATCGAGTCGGCCGCCCGCCGGGCCCACCTCGGCGAGACCGCCTGGGCGAACTGGGCCCGGGAGCAGAAGATGTGGCTCACCCACTTCTGCCCGCTGCGGACGCTCCCCCTCCACCACCCACAGGACCGCACGCCTCCCACAGTCGGCTGACATCCCCTGGGCAGGGCGTCACTCCAGCACGATGCTGGCGAAGGAGACCAGCCCTCCGGCCGGGTCGGGAGCCTGGCCGTACCTGAGCAGCCGTCCGCGCGTCGGCGCCAGGACCCGCAGGAGCACGTAGACCGGCAGAGCCGCGTCGATCCGCTGCCGGTTGCCGTCCTCCATCACCGCCTGCCAGAACCCCTCCGCGTCCCCGGCCAGGACCCGCTCCAGCACCTCCCGGTCCCGTACCGACGTTCGCGCGGCCAGCGCCGCGTCCACCGGCTCGCCGTCCCCGAAGCGGGGTCCCACGTGGCTGAAGTCCACGCTGGCCAGCAGCGCCACCTTCCGGCCGCCGCCCCGGTAGGCGCGCAGGGCCTCCACCAGCCCGTCCGTCTCGTCGGGAGGACGTGCCGCCGCGCCGGGGAGCGCACAGAGGAGCGGGACGATCCCTACGGCCTCGCCGTACAGGTGCCGCAGGAAGAGCGCCTGAAACTCGATGGAGTGCTCGGCCCGGTGGGCCTCCTCATAGTGGAGGAGGCCGTCGAGGCGATCGCTGAGGAAGGCCACGGCGGCCTCGTCCACCCGCACGGGGCCCAGCGGCGTGGCGTAGGGCTTGGCCGTCAGGACGAAGGGCACCGGTGCGCCGCCATGGGCCACTCCCAGGACGACGACCGTCTCCGGGGGATCCTGGGCCAGCGCCCGGTGCGCCCAGGCATAGCACCACCCGCCGCGGGGCAGGTCGATGTGCGGCGCGACGACCCCGCGCGGTCGCACCCCGGCCAGTTCCGCGGGGACCACCGCGCCCAGGTGGCAGTCCAGCTCCTCCACCAGCGCACGCGGGTCCGCGGGGTAGGACTTGCCGGCGTGGAAGGGCGGCCGCTCGGGAGCGGCGTTGTACGCCTCGATCACGGCCCGGCGTCGCTCCGCGAAGCGCTCCGTGAGCAGGAGCCCGTGCCGGTCCAGCTCGTCGATGACCCGCTGCAGGTCCCAGGAGAAGAGCAGCTCCCCGCCCGTGCGGCGGGCGTATTCCGCCTGCACGTCCACCGCGTCGGAGGCCCCGTCGAGCAACGAGGCGATGAGAAAGGTGCGCGGGGGCAGCAGGACGGGATCGGGGACGATCCCCTCCAGGTCGCGCAGGCAGACGAGGTCACGCCCGTCGACGCGCACGGGGTAGGCGTCGAGCGGCCGGAGCTTCGGCAGGGGCATAGGCCGTCACCCCTTCCATGATGCCATGCGGGGAAAGCGGCTCACGGGCTAGGATGGGGGCGGAGCATGCGCGCAGGGCTGGCGATGTTCTGGCTGCTCATGGCGGCGCTCGAGCTTTCCCGCCGCTGGACCCCCACCGCCGTCGGTTGGCTGGGCGCGGCGGGCCCTTGGCTGGTGGTGGGCGCGACGCTGGCGCCGGCGGTCCGGGCGGTGCGCGAATGGCGCGACCGGCGCCCGGTGGAGGCCGTGAAGGCGGTGCTGTGGACCATCCCCGGCCTCGTCACCCTCCTGGCCGGTCCGGGCTGGCTGCGCTTCTGATCGGGCCGTCGCGGCGGTGGCGGGGGGGGTGCACACCTGCCGGGCCTGCCCGGCGCGGTCCCCGTCTGGTCGGGCCTGCGCCTGCTCTGCCCGCTACTTCAACCTCGCCGTCAGCCGGTCCCAGTTGGCGTCCACCCAGGCCTGGAAGCGCTCGACCGCTTCGGGGTCGTCCAGGAGGTGCCGGAAGCGGCCCTGGCGCTCCAGCCAGGCCCGGACCGGCAGCGGCGGTCGGGGCGTGAAGGTGAGGCGGTAGCGGCCGTCCGCCACTTCGTAGAGCGGCCAGTAGCGCGTCTCGACGGCCAGCCGGGCGATCTCCACGAGGTCCTCGGGCGGGTAGTCCCAGCCCGGCTGGCACGGCGTCAGCACGTTCAGGAACGTGGGGCCCGGCGTGGCCAGGGCCTTCTGCAGCTTCTTCGCCAGGTCGCCCCAGTGGCTGATGCTGGCCTGCGCGGCGTAGCGGACGCCGTGGGCCACCACGATCTCCGTCAGGTCCTTGCGGGGCTCCAGCTTCCCCCGACCGTGCGCGCCCACCGGGGTGGTGGTGGTGCGGGCACCCGGCGGTGTTGCGCTGGACCGCTGGATGCCCGTGTTCATGTACCCCTCGTTGTTGTAGCAGATGTAGAGGAAGTCGTGGCCGCGCTCGATGGCCCCGCTCAGGCTCTGCAACCCGATGTCGTAGGTGCCGCCGTCGCCGCCGATGGCCACGACCTTCGGGACCCGGCGGATCCGCCCGCGCGCGAACAGCGCCCTGGCCGCCGCCTCCACGCCCGAGGCGGTGGCCGCGGCGTTCTCGAACGCGTTGTGCAGCCAGGGGACAGGCCAGGCCGAGTACGGGTAGATGGTCGAGACGACCTCGAGACACCCCGTGGCGTTCACCACGACGGGCGGATCCGGTGCCACGGCCAGCAACAACCGGACGAGCACGGGGATGCCGCACCCGGCACAGGCGCGGTGGCCCGGGGCGAGGCCCTGCGACCGTTTGGAGAGCTCCCGCAGGTTGAGCGACATCAGCCGTCCTCCACGCCCAGGTAGACGGGGCCCGGAACCGGCTCCTCCTGGAAGAGCGCCCGGAGGCGCTCCAGGTCCCGGGCGCGCAGCTCCCGGCCGCCCAGACCGTAGATCACGTCGGTGACCGCGGGGGGAAAGGCCTGACCGTACAGGGCCGCCCGCACCTCGATGCCCAGGGGTCCGCCCAGGGTACTGAGCGAGTCCGCCCGGTCCATCACGACGACGCGCGCGACGTGGGAGAGCGCCTGCCGCACGGCCTCGGCGGGGAACGGCCGGAAGGTCAGCAGCCGCACGACCCCGATCCTGCCGGAGGCACTGGAGCGGCCCGCCAGGGCCTCGCGCACCACGTCGGCGGTACTCCCCAACAGGAGCAGGGCGCCGTCGGCCTCCTCCAGCCCGCTGGCCTCCAGGTGGACCGGCAGGTCACGGCCGAAGTGGGCATTGAAGGCGGCCGTCTCGCCCGCGATGACCTCCAGGGCCCGGCCCATGGCGTTGGCCAGGGCGCGGCGGAAGTCCATGTAGGCGTCCGGCAGGGCCAGGGGGCCCACCGTGAGGGGCCCGGCGCCCTCCCCGTCCAGCAGGCGGTAGCCGCTGGTGCGCGCCTCCCCCACGAAGGCCCGGACCGCGTCATCGGCGTAGACCAGGACCGGTTCGAGGCTGTGACTGAGGGTGAACCCGTCGAGACAAACCATCACCGGCACCCGGGCGCGCTCCGCCACCCGCACGGCCAGGATGGAGAGGTCGTAGGCCTCCTGGACGGTGCCGGCGTAGAGCTGGACCCACCCGGCGTCCCGGGAGCCCATCACGTCGGAGTGGTCGCCGTGGATGTTGAGCGGGGCTGAGAGGGCCCGGGTGGCCACGGCCATCACGATGGGCAGCCGCAGGCCGCTGGCGATGTAGAGGACCTCGTGCATCAGCGCCAGCCCCTGGGAGGAGGTGGCGGTCATGACGCGAGCACCGGCGGCGCTGGCGCCCACGCAGGCGGAGATGGCCGAGTGCTCCGACTCGGTCGGCACGAATTCGGTCGTGGCCTCGCCGTCGGCGAGGTAGCGGGCGAAGCGCTCCACCACCTGGGTCGACGGCGTGATGGGGTAGGCCGCCACCACGTCGGGGTTGATCTGGCGCCAGGCCAGCGCCACGGCGTCGTTGCCGGTGAGGCCTTGCCGCCTAGCCACCACCGTGCTCATCGCTCCTCCTCGACCATGGTGATGGCCGCCGCCGAGGGGGGGCACACCGCCGCGCAGACCCCGCACCCCTTGCAGTAGTCGAGGTCGATGCCCACGACCCGCCCGCCCGCGACCAGGACCGAGGTGTCGGGGCAGTAGAGCCAGCACAGGAGGCAGTGCACGCAGCGGTCCAGGTCCAAGCGGGGACGGCGCTCGCGCCAGTCCCCCGTGAGGAAGCGCCGGCTGGTCTCCCCGGGCAGGACGGGGCCGGCGTCCAGGTCCCGCCAGGGCAACGCGGCCGGCTCAGCTGGCATCGGCGAGAGCGCTCCGGACATGCCTCACCTCGTCCATGGCGGCCTGCGCGGCGCGCAGATTCGCCTCGACGGTCTCCGCCGGGAACTCAGCAGCCAACCGGTCGCGCAGCCAGCGCAGGAACGCGGTCGGGTCGAACCAGGTGAAGAGCGCGACGACGGCGGCCAGCATCGGGACGTTGGGGATGTCGCGCCCCAGGGC
Proteins encoded in this region:
- a CDS encoding ATP-binding cassette domain-containing protein encodes the protein MRRISKRFGAVQALRDVDLTLFPGEVLGLVGDNAAGKSTLMKILTGVYQADSGEILFDGRPVRFDGPAAARARGIEMVYQDFALCDNMDVAQNIWLGRWPRRGPFVDRATMDRRAEAVLRRLRVEVSSVRAEVATLSGGRRQSVAIARALSFEPRVLILDEPTANLSPAATREVLEVVRGLRDQGVGIIFISHRLQEIFQIGDRITVLKQGRHVGTRPVAATTEDEVLEMIVAGVRA
- the xylB gene encoding xylulokinase; this translates as MTPAGPCLLGLDVGTTGAKAVLVDASGAVRATATREYPLLVPRPGWTEQDPDAWWEASAEAIREALARSAVPPAQVAAVGLTGQMHGLVALDASGRVLRPAILWNDQRTHEECAWITERVGAERVIALTGNPALTGFTAPKLLWLRRHEPDVYGRIAHVLLPKDYLRFRLSGVLATDVADASGTTWLDVQRRTWSEEMLAALDVPRAWLPTVHESPEVTGRLTRAAAEATGLAEGTPVVAGAGDQAAQAVGTGIVREGLVAVTIGTSGVVFAHLDAPRIDPQGRVHAFCHAVPGRWHVMGVMLSAGGSLRWLRDALGVWSTRDAPDPYEQMTAEAAAVPPGAEGLLFLPYLTGERTPHADPFARGAFVGLTLRHTRAHLVRAVLEGVAFGLRDALEIIRGMGVAVAEVRASGGGARSPLWRQILADVLGVEVVTVTTTEGAAYGAALLAGVGAGLFSSVEAACETAVAPTGRTVPDGGRVGRYDALYRTYGALYPALRASARALHAVS
- a CDS encoding VIT1/CCC1 transporter family protein, with product MTGRSVADRQVPLWRRHWQDEGDAAYLYERLAAMEPDAERARLYRELAGVEARHVGRWADVLRDAGEAVGPYRPSLRARLLLLLARLAGREALLALLLGEEARETKAYLTGARRYGHPQAVAAARELARESAAHAERLGALLGARGEPWHRTASGGVLRNVVYGFNDGLTANFGLVMGVLGADVPHALVLVSGVAGLIADALSMGSSSYLAAQSEREVYEYEIALEREELRLMPDVEEEELSLLYQARGLPRETAAEAARRVMGRPEQALEEKTVLELGIAEQRASPLREGWITGVATAVGALIPVLPFVVAGGRAAVWTSFAVSMLAHFAVGAARSVFTGRGALRSGLDMFAVGLGVAVVGYLVGELLARALSSL
- a CDS encoding GYD domain-containing protein — its product is MPTYVQLVTWTERGAAAARETIQRAQRVRTEGQRMGIRFRELVWTMGRFDAVAVFEAPDDETASRFALWVGSQGAARTETVRAYTEPEMTKIVEGL
- the sfsA gene encoding DNA/RNA nuclease SfsA — protein: MSTVRNWVRTQLRSVRPPGHPWVPLPRPLVPVVVVRRLNRFAVAVRPEGGKTVLRLHLPNSGRMTELLRPGTRGLALLQRGRPRRRTAGTLLLVRYRRRWVGVDARLPNRLFEAAMRAGTLPAFRHYVRWRPEAPLGRGRVDFLLMGRDGVCLVETKSCNRVDGAVALFPDAPTARGARHLEDLARVAQRGGRAAVVWIVQRSDARALRPFAAADPDFARAAQRAAARGVRFYAYACRVTPRRVTLLRRIPVRLGAARWTDGAASAGG
- a CDS encoding ZIP family metal transporter; its protein translation is MAEASAARLALITFGGALATALATGLGGVPFLFVTRLPQALLGLAWGFSGGMMLSASVFNLVFAGVQMAGYNVVALGIALGAFAFWLADRRMGHHGLNFFHLRGAPARRVVLLIGSMTVHSISEGIAVGVGFGSGVLTLAVLLTIAIAIHNIPEGLAVSLPLRAEGFSGWACVGWSIFTSLPQPLLAVPAALAVAIFRPLVPLGFGLAAGAMGFLVANEMIPEAAEHSGRGNAAAAVIGGFLVMMLLQNVLQ
- a CDS encoding metal-sensitive transcriptional regulator, which codes for MAAPLRLGEEVTAPVAARLRRIEGQIRGLQRMLQEGRDCTEIAQQVAATRAALDRVAIDLIAAGLEQCLRMEVEGKPQAQSALRKLQRTFLMLR
- a CDS encoding universal stress protein, with the translated sequence MISTVLLATDGSVHARRATRLAADVARRYDARVVVLTAFEPVPHDLGSPYLEDLMAKRTAAAEAVAREAAGILEEAGVAHEVEVLEGPPVDAILRVAHARGCDLIVMGSRGLGPLRAALLGSVSQRVAAEAPCPVLIVR
- a CDS encoding OsmC family protein, which gives rise to MAQVRVETEDRLQAQVRLAQEDRYRFSVAMDHPAWRLTVDEAPPLGTGAGPNPARPVATAVGHCLASSLQHCLERARVEGARLAVTVDVDIRRNARGRWRIGRILAGLDISGVSPAQRAAVERCRHLFEEFCIVTASVRQGIPVDVAVRVDGVEMA
- a CDS encoding DUF2892 domain-containing protein — translated: MRGCVGRTDRIIRVLLGLVALGVGLRVAGPWSALFYALALVGLVTGVAGRCPLYALLGLQTCSASPRKS